Proteins from a genomic interval of Leptospira kanakyensis:
- a CDS encoding efflux RND transporter permease subunit, with the protein MLEKIIQFSIHKRATVLVITAVLTIVGFYNALNLSIDAIPDVTNVQVSAVTSVPGLSPLEVEQFITYPIELEFNGMPKVTEIRSISRTGVSSVTVIFEDGTDIYFARQLVNERLKQAENFIPKSYGRPELSPIATGLGDIYEFALVSESHTPEELRTVMEWEVARQLRSVKGIIDVNVVGGDAKQFQIKIDPKRLLSHNLTLSHITEALEGANVNLGGGYIQKDEEQFVIRGESQFKSIDDIARLSVRTSRDGIPLTLGQIAKVETGPALRFGLSTMNGKREVVGGTAMMLLGSNSLQVVSRVKEKMKEIESRLPQGMKIQVYYDRSEFIGRTLSTVFTNLVEAAIIVLVCLILTLGTVKGAFAVALAIPVSMMVATILMNAFGIVGNLMSLGALDFGLLVDGSIVMLESTLHGFLLRKSFLLSKTSAQDMEDGMEEVIMESCIKVVRASAFSVGIILLVYLPLMTLEGVEGRMFRPMAITVAFALGAALLYSITTFPALMSYIYKKPILHESAFWDKFQTKYAEVLIYGMKFKRQFAYAGIGVVLLSFVLASTLGSEFLPRIDEGEIAIDIKRLPSTAINHSRDLNLEMEKVILKFPEAVSVVSRQGRGESAAEPIGSEEGEMMVKLKPRKEWVSAHDREELMELMKNSVNQNVPSSYISLSQPIENRVNALLSGSKADIVIKIYGDDLKSLKAIADNYASKIKKIPGAADLRVQKLLGLPLLEIKMNRGNMARYGVRAEEVLTTIETLRVGANAGKVYEGYKRFDLIVRLDADLTDIGVIENVPVMTELGGTVPLGQVTDITMTEGPAALYHEGLKRRILVEVNVRGRDMIGFVNDMQAATQSIESGLPQGYYVDWGGQFENFTRAKNRLAIVIPIAGAIIFAMLFIAFGSVYYALGVFILVPLSLSGGILSLVFRGLPFSIPAGVGFIAAAGISVLNGVVYASALKDQLKVTRDPSKAVVEAAVYTLRAVATTELVAIIGFLPMAIASSAGAEVQRPLATVVMGGVLVATILSRFLLPIAFEFLVKLAQRQESRQMERERKMNEYFVEEMKKYKALEIHGDHGHSHHDEPYQNETSNEDDSKSNKQNQKSKRKRT; encoded by the coding sequence ATGTTAGAAAAAATCATTCAGTTTTCCATTCACAAAAGGGCCACCGTCCTTGTGATCACGGCAGTACTCACCATTGTTGGATTTTATAATGCTCTCAATTTATCTATTGATGCGATTCCGGATGTAACCAACGTCCAGGTATCGGCGGTAACTTCTGTTCCAGGTCTCTCTCCTTTGGAAGTGGAACAATTTATCACTTATCCCATTGAACTAGAGTTTAACGGGATGCCAAAAGTTACGGAAATTCGTTCGATCTCAAGAACAGGTGTCAGTTCTGTCACCGTTATCTTTGAAGACGGAACGGATATCTACTTTGCAAGGCAACTTGTGAATGAAAGGCTAAAACAGGCGGAGAACTTCATTCCGAAATCTTACGGAAGGCCGGAGTTATCACCTATTGCTACGGGTCTTGGTGATATTTATGAATTTGCCCTTGTATCCGAAAGCCACACTCCTGAAGAACTTAGAACCGTTATGGAATGGGAAGTCGCAAGGCAACTTCGTTCTGTAAAAGGAATCATTGATGTAAACGTAGTGGGTGGGGATGCCAAACAATTTCAAATTAAAATTGACCCCAAACGATTGTTATCTCATAATTTGACACTTTCTCATATCACAGAAGCCCTCGAAGGTGCCAATGTGAACTTGGGTGGAGGGTATATCCAAAAAGACGAAGAACAATTTGTAATTCGTGGAGAAAGCCAATTTAAGTCGATCGATGACATTGCAAGGTTGTCAGTAAGAACATCAAGAGATGGAATTCCACTCACCCTCGGTCAAATTGCAAAAGTGGAAACGGGGCCAGCACTTCGTTTTGGACTGAGTACTATGAACGGTAAACGAGAAGTTGTGGGCGGGACTGCCATGATGTTACTTGGCAGTAACTCCCTTCAAGTCGTTAGTCGTGTGAAAGAAAAAATGAAAGAAATTGAATCTCGTCTACCACAGGGGATGAAAATTCAAGTTTATTATGACCGGTCTGAATTCATTGGTCGAACTCTTTCGACAGTATTTACAAACTTAGTAGAAGCGGCTATCATCGTTTTAGTTTGTCTTATTTTGACATTAGGTACAGTAAAAGGAGCCTTTGCCGTTGCCCTTGCCATTCCGGTTTCCATGATGGTGGCAACCATTCTGATGAATGCATTCGGGATTGTGGGAAACTTAATGTCACTTGGAGCCCTTGACTTTGGTCTCCTTGTGGATGGTTCTATTGTGATGTTAGAATCCACTCTCCATGGGTTTTTGCTTCGTAAAAGTTTTTTACTTTCGAAAACTTCCGCCCAAGATATGGAAGATGGAATGGAAGAAGTGATCATGGAGTCTTGCATCAAAGTGGTCAGGGCTTCTGCATTTAGTGTGGGAATCATTTTACTCGTATATTTGCCGCTTATGACACTCGAAGGAGTGGAAGGTCGGATGTTCCGCCCGATGGCTATTACCGTAGCTTTTGCGTTAGGTGCTGCTCTTCTTTATTCCATCACTACCTTTCCGGCTCTCATGTCTTATATTTACAAAAAGCCAATTTTACATGAGTCAGCTTTTTGGGACAAATTCCAAACAAAATATGCTGAAGTCCTTATTTACGGGATGAAATTCAAACGTCAATTTGCTTATGCAGGGATTGGTGTCGTTTTATTATCTTTTGTCCTCGCATCCACTCTTGGTTCTGAATTTTTACCTAGGATTGATGAAGGGGAAATAGCTATCGATATCAAACGTTTGCCTTCCACTGCCATCAACCATTCACGTGACTTAAATCTAGAAATGGAAAAGGTCATTTTGAAATTTCCTGAAGCAGTGAGTGTTGTTTCCAGACAAGGTCGTGGTGAATCCGCTGCCGAACCAATTGGTTCAGAAGAAGGCGAGATGATGGTCAAATTGAAACCTAGAAAAGAATGGGTTTCTGCACACGACCGCGAAGAACTGATGGAGCTAATGAAAAATTCTGTGAACCAGAATGTTCCTTCTTCTTATATTAGTTTGTCGCAACCAATCGAAAACCGCGTCAATGCATTGTTATCCGGTTCGAAAGCTGATATTGTAATCAAAATTTATGGAGATGATCTAAAATCTCTAAAGGCAATCGCAGACAATTATGCATCCAAAATCAAAAAAATTCCAGGTGCTGCTGACTTAAGAGTTCAGAAGTTACTGGGATTGCCACTTCTTGAAATCAAAATGAATCGCGGAAATATGGCTCGTTATGGGGTTCGCGCGGAAGAGGTGCTTACCACAATTGAGACCCTTCGTGTGGGTGCCAATGCGGGAAAGGTTTACGAAGGATATAAAAGGTTCGATTTAATTGTAAGGTTAGATGCGGATTTAACAGACATTGGTGTGATTGAAAATGTTCCCGTCATGACGGAGCTCGGCGGAACTGTTCCTTTAGGACAGGTCACGGACATTACGATGACAGAAGGTCCTGCTGCCTTATACCATGAAGGTTTGAAACGTAGAATTCTTGTCGAAGTAAACGTTCGCGGACGAGATATGATTGGGTTTGTGAATGATATGCAGGCAGCAACACAATCCATTGAATCTGGATTGCCACAAGGGTATTATGTGGATTGGGGTGGTCAGTTTGAAAACTTCACTCGCGCTAAAAACCGATTGGCGATTGTGATCCCGATTGCGGGTGCAATTATTTTTGCGATGCTCTTTATTGCTTTTGGAAGTGTCTATTATGCATTAGGAGTATTTATTTTAGTGCCACTGTCACTTTCTGGCGGAATTTTATCCCTTGTGTTTAGAGGCCTTCCCTTTTCGATTCCGGCTGGGGTTGGGTTCATTGCGGCCGCCGGTATTTCCGTTTTAAATGGGGTAGTTTACGCCTCGGCTCTGAAAGACCAATTGAAAGTCACTCGTGATCCATCCAAAGCGGTCGTCGAAGCAGCGGTTTATACGCTCCGAGCTGTTGCCACCACAGAACTTGTTGCTATCATTGGATTTTTACCGATGGCCATTGCTTCTAGTGCGGGTGCGGAAGTACAAAGACCACTTGCCACTGTGGTAATGGGTGGGGTTCTTGTTGCGACTATCTTATCTCGTTTTCTACTTCCTATTGCTTTTGAGTTTTTAGTCAAACTCGCACAAAGACAAGAAAGTCGACAAATGGAAAGAGAACGTAAGATGAATGAATACTTTGTAGAAGAAATGAAAAAATACAAAGCCTTAGAAATTCATGGAGACCACGGACATTCACATCATGATGAACCATATCAAAATGAAACTTCAAACGAAGATGATTCTAAATCAAACAAACAAAATCAAAAATCAAAGAGAAAGAGGACTTAA
- a CDS encoding bactofilin family protein, giving the protein MKDESIDTIISDDITFRGTLSFNQTLKIKGQFKGTITSQGKLIIDETGDVEADVEVGSLVVHGNLKGNVDAKEKVELKKNGKVVGDIKTPGLEVEFGSKIIGNCIM; this is encoded by the coding sequence ATGAAAGACGAATCTATAGACACTATCATTAGCGACGACATCACGTTTCGCGGAACCCTTTCCTTCAACCAAACGTTAAAAATCAAAGGGCAATTCAAAGGCACAATCACTTCACAAGGGAAACTCATCATTGATGAAACTGGCGATGTAGAAGCCGATGTAGAAGTAGGAAGCCTTGTGGTTCACGGAAACCTAAAAGGAAATGTAGACGCCAAAGAAAAAGTGGAACTTAAAAAAAATGGTAAGGTCGTAGGCGATATCAAAACTCCTGGACTCGAAGTCGAATTCGGATCCAAAATTATTGGCAATTGCATCATGTAA
- the recJ gene encoding single-stranded-DNA-specific exonuclease RecJ: protein MHHVTKVHFGPLLAEVRTKVDSKRPLLRYLVDKREGLRNIHPKELLSSDFSCLHSPYSLPDLSDAVELILSFAKAGKKILLYGDRDSDGVSSTCLLAFFLKSHKEFSNINLEVMVSSESDPYGLCKEALVKIKKVKPDLLVTLDFGSSQADEIEELTNTGIQVIVLDHHEVPVRIPTNCALVNPRRTDSIYPEKKICTAVLSFKLVSAILFRLSDEYGRVYVKTEVEEGSEKTSLVYFRNGIKIKEESLLSFSLDEKSILPYPEDFVTPIPVDTERKLFFYQCSKIPDFFSSLEEETDLAGIGTITDMMPLIGENRHFVKLALNSLTKLYAGDKKRKGLSELLRELKLSPQGVTTKDLGWSIGPVLNSAGRMGKTEEAVSLLLSETATDAKTKAKQLLSINEERKERTKRNMDRVERYFARKPERTTKEIVFCYEPDMEPGVSGIVATRMVDTYKKPAIFLAPDNGDARGSIRSYDKENVLELLESLSHHFLHFGGHPEAGGFSIQIDKIPAFEAELYDAAGKWLAQDKERENTHSIETDFTVLTEEMGERLLKEWKDLEPFGQGNPDIKLAIRNAKAIHLTPLSGGKHVRFHLIGSGSLKYMIWNKGEEFQKFMSGHGSFDLVGSLEENFYQGRTTLQFIVEWFGIAAENSTQSN, encoded by the coding sequence TTGCATCATGTAACCAAGGTTCACTTCGGGCCACTACTAGCCGAAGTTCGAACCAAAGTTGATTCCAAACGCCCCCTCTTACGTTACTTAGTCGATAAAAGAGAGGGCCTTCGTAACATCCATCCCAAGGAACTTCTTTCTTCTGATTTTTCCTGTTTACATTCTCCCTATTCCCTACCCGATTTATCTGATGCTGTTGAACTGATCTTAAGTTTTGCAAAAGCAGGAAAAAAAATTCTACTCTACGGAGACAGAGACTCGGATGGAGTAAGTTCGACTTGTTTACTTGCCTTCTTTTTAAAATCTCACAAGGAGTTTTCCAATATCAATTTAGAGGTAATGGTTTCCTCTGAAAGTGATCCTTATGGTCTTTGTAAAGAAGCTCTCGTTAAAATTAAAAAAGTAAAACCAGACCTTCTTGTGACACTCGACTTCGGCTCAAGCCAAGCCGATGAAATCGAAGAACTGACAAACACAGGAATCCAAGTGATCGTTCTCGACCATCATGAAGTGCCTGTTCGTATTCCCACTAACTGTGCATTGGTGAATCCAAGAAGAACAGATTCAATCTATCCAGAAAAAAAAATCTGCACAGCTGTTTTATCTTTTAAATTAGTATCTGCCATTCTCTTTCGTTTGAGTGATGAATATGGTAGGGTCTATGTAAAAACAGAAGTAGAAGAAGGATCAGAAAAAACTAGTTTAGTTTATTTCCGAAATGGAATCAAAATCAAAGAAGAATCACTTTTATCTTTTTCCTTAGATGAAAAATCAATCCTTCCCTATCCAGAAGATTTTGTAACACCCATCCCGGTAGATACGGAACGAAAATTATTCTTTTACCAATGCTCGAAAATCCCTGATTTTTTTTCTAGTTTAGAAGAAGAAACAGACCTTGCAGGGATTGGAACCATTACCGATATGATGCCGCTCATTGGGGAAAATCGTCATTTTGTAAAATTAGCTTTAAATTCTCTCACCAAACTTTATGCAGGTGATAAAAAAAGAAAAGGTTTGTCTGAACTTTTAAGAGAACTGAAACTTAGCCCTCAGGGTGTCACAACAAAAGACCTAGGTTGGTCGATAGGACCTGTTCTCAATTCCGCAGGCCGAATGGGAAAAACAGAAGAAGCAGTTTCCTTACTTTTATCTGAAACCGCAACAGATGCCAAAACAAAGGCCAAACAACTTCTTTCTATCAATGAAGAACGAAAAGAAAGAACCAAACGTAATATGGATAGGGTGGAACGTTATTTCGCAAGGAAACCAGAACGAACTACGAAAGAAATTGTATTTTGTTATGAACCTGATATGGAACCCGGTGTCAGCGGAATTGTTGCCACAAGAATGGTCGATACATATAAAAAACCTGCAATTTTCCTAGCACCTGACAATGGTGATGCGAGAGGAAGTATTCGTTCTTATGACAAAGAAAATGTTCTCGAACTCCTTGAATCACTCTCTCACCATTTTTTACACTTTGGAGGCCATCCAGAAGCAGGAGGATTTTCCATCCAAATTGATAAAATTCCCGCCTTTGAAGCCGAATTGTATGATGCGGCAGGAAAATGGTTGGCCCAAGATAAAGAAAGAGAAAACACTCATTCAATTGAAACTGACTTTACCGTCCTTACGGAAGAAATGGGAGAACGATTGTTAAAAGAATGGAAAGATTTGGAACCCTTTGGGCAAGGGAATCCAGACATCAAACTTGCCATTCGTAATGCCAAAGCCATCCACCTAACACCACTCAGCGGGGGAAAACATGTTAGGTTCCACTTAATTGGGAGTGGATCCTTAAAGTATATGATCTGGAATAAAGGTGAAGAGTTCCAAAAGTTTATGTCGGGACATGGAAGTTTTGATTTGGTAGGAAGTTTGGAAGAGAATTTTTATCAGGGAAGAACCACCCTACAGTTCATTGTGGAGTGGTTTGGAATCGCGGCGGAAAATTCCACCCAATCAAACTAA
- a CDS encoding cupin domain-containing protein: MATIIRKTETLTDGDVIRAFLVSKGLVYESYKTPEALDIVLAQKGLSDAEKAEVLSGLEYRFDQLKKDHGYKANDLVVLHDEVPGIQDMLAKFDKLHIHTDEEVRYIIDGSGVFGFIIDGEKFEVHVGKGDFISIPANTNHWFTLDQNLRIKAVRYFKDNSGWTPVYVDESKVLVNA, from the coding sequence ATGGCAACAATTATTAGAAAAACAGAAACCCTGACAGACGGTGATGTGATTAGGGCCTTCCTTGTATCCAAGGGACTTGTGTATGAATCCTATAAAACACCGGAAGCACTAGACATCGTCCTTGCTCAAAAGGGACTCAGCGATGCAGAAAAAGCAGAAGTTCTTTCTGGTTTGGAATACCGATTTGACCAATTGAAAAAAGATCATGGTTATAAGGCAAACGATCTAGTTGTGCTTCATGATGAAGTTCCTGGAATCCAGGACATGTTAGCCAAATTTGACAAATTACATATCCATACTGACGAAGAAGTTCGTTATATCATTGATGGAAGTGGGGTTTTCGGATTTATCATCGATGGTGAAAAATTTGAAGTCCATGTAGGGAAGGGAGATTTTATTTCGATCCCGGCAAACACGAACCACTGGTTTACTCTAGACCAAAATTTAAGAATCAAAGCAGTTCGTTACTTTAAAGACAATTCTGGATGGACTCCTGTTTATGTGGATGAGTCCAAGGTTCTTGTTAACGCTTGA
- a CDS encoding NADH-quinone oxidoreductase subunit N has protein sequence MSYTPSANDLIAISPMLILCGVALLSLVVQFFVPNEEDSKPLWVLSILGILGAMYALYHTTGSPGYGKFFGSQISLSPLTVWLSAIYLIAGLITLLVAPPFLSQHKTLFPEFFPLLLFCLSGMMFLTSGYDFIVIFVGLEILSLALYVMIGMARSSVSSLESAMKYFLLGSFSSGFMLLGIAFLYGGSGTTNLDGALRGLFMKGYESNFSKLGFGLFLVGVSFKAALVPFHSWTPDVYEGAQTPITGFMASAGKASALGLIIVLFNHVPIGAIGESWKTLMGVIALVSMTWGNIVALRQENLKRMLAYSSISHAGYIVAGVVSGAGLEALYYLFSYSLLNLVAFAIISYLEQGKHEVTVEGISHLSGEHPLTALSLSIVFLSFAGFPPFIGFWSKLFLLQKIAESDLLFNRILLFGAVANSCVAFYYYMKITIQSYMKQETGAVAGVRDLPSMPTLGFLVFLLSVFFTAGWLFFQPGALL, from the coding sequence ATGTCATATACTCCTTCTGCCAATGATCTAATCGCAATATCTCCCATGCTCATTCTTTGTGGGGTGGCTTTACTTTCCCTTGTGGTTCAATTTTTTGTTCCGAATGAAGAAGACTCCAAACCTTTATGGGTTCTTTCCATTCTCGGAATTCTTGGTGCTATGTATGCCTTATACCATACCACTGGTTCCCCTGGGTATGGCAAATTTTTTGGCTCACAGATTTCCCTAAGTCCTCTGACTGTATGGCTCAGTGCTATTTACTTGATTGCTGGTCTTATCACACTTCTCGTAGCTCCACCGTTTTTATCTCAACACAAAACATTATTTCCTGAGTTCTTTCCTCTGCTTCTTTTTTGTTTGTCGGGAATGATGTTTCTGACCTCAGGTTATGATTTTATTGTGATCTTTGTTGGTTTAGAAATCCTTTCTTTAGCATTGTATGTAATGATTGGAATGGCTCGTTCTTCTGTGTCTTCTTTGGAAAGTGCCATGAAATACTTTTTACTCGGATCTTTTAGTTCTGGGTTTATGTTACTGGGAATTGCTTTTTTGTATGGTGGATCGGGAACCACAAATCTTGACGGTGCCCTTAGGGGTCTTTTTATGAAAGGTTACGAATCTAATTTTTCTAAATTAGGTTTTGGTTTGTTTTTAGTGGGTGTATCCTTTAAAGCAGCTCTTGTTCCTTTTCATTCGTGGACACCTGATGTGTATGAAGGTGCTCAAACACCGATTACCGGTTTTATGGCTAGTGCCGGAAAAGCATCTGCTCTTGGTTTAATCATTGTATTGTTCAATCATGTTCCGATTGGTGCGATAGGTGAGTCTTGGAAAACACTTATGGGTGTGATTGCCCTTGTTTCCATGACTTGGGGAAATATCGTAGCTTTGAGACAAGAAAATCTCAAACGGATGTTAGCTTATTCGTCAATTTCCCATGCTGGTTATATTGTGGCTGGAGTGGTGTCTGGGGCAGGACTCGAAGCACTGTATTATCTGTTTTCTTATTCCCTTCTGAATTTGGTTGCCTTTGCCATCATTTCTTATTTGGAACAAGGGAAACATGAAGTCACTGTGGAAGGGATTTCACATTTAAGCGGTGAACATCCGTTAACAGCTCTTTCTTTATCCATCGTTTTTTTATCCTTTGCCGGGTTTCCTCCCTTCATTGGATTTTGGTCCAAACTTTTCCTTTTGCAAAAAATTGCTGAGTCAGACTTATTATTCAACCGGATCCTTCTTTTCGGTGCCGTGGCAAACTCTTGTGTGGCTTTCTACTATTATATGAAGATCACCATCCAATCCTATATGAAACAGGAAACGGGGGCAGTGGCCGGGGTTCGTGACCTGCCGAGTATGCCAACCCTTGGGTTTTTGGTTTTTTTACTCAGTGTGTTTTTTACTGCTGGTTGGCTTTTCTTCCAACCAGGTGCTTTGTTATAA
- a CDS encoding complex I subunit 4 family protein — translation MPEQILSFIIFLPILSAAVIVFQKRMGTVVVISALSSAFTTILSVGLFFLYDPTKSGLQFVHWIPDWILSGKLSVDYHVGLDGVSLLLFGLTAFMFFLSSLASWSNIPKKIKEFHICLLVLETAVLGVFAAGNLVLYYVFWELMVLPMVLMIGIWGGEDRTKAALKYFLFSMAGSLFMLGGILTLYFKTGKTSIESLATADLGAYSEPLQWFLFFSFFLAFAVKIPLFPFHTWMPDVHTQAPTVGSVDLAGVLLKIGAYGFIRFCIPFFPEPSLLSQDGIQILAVIGIVYGSMAALVQTDIKRIIAYSSLSHLGFCILGLFSFTNEGVVGGMLQMISHGVSTGMLFLMIGMIYERAHTRNINEFGGLAKQMPVFSTFFLIAVLSSVGLPGTNGFVGEFLILMGAIKSNVWFGGIAATGVVLGALYLLWFVKRFLFGVSKTIQAKPYKDLTFREVGILSPLVIFIFWIGIYPKPFLEILQSSANVYLNAASVQSISERKESRKDFLGGTVSRKFSDYTSMGVEPLSFEERLGSFRSKFALPSFVSAKLETPILNENLDNLEKSIESDFPLEPIPKETIGN, via the coding sequence GTGCCGGAACAAATTCTTTCCTTCATTATTTTTTTACCAATTCTATCTGCGGCTGTTATCGTATTTCAAAAACGTATGGGAACAGTGGTTGTTATTTCCGCTTTGTCTTCTGCTTTTACAACCATCCTATCTGTTGGGTTGTTCTTTCTCTATGATCCAACTAAGTCAGGTCTTCAATTTGTACATTGGATTCCAGATTGGATTCTTTCGGGAAAACTCAGCGTAGATTATCATGTAGGTTTAGATGGGGTTTCGCTTTTACTTTTTGGGCTTACCGCCTTTATGTTTTTTCTATCGAGCCTTGCTTCTTGGTCAAACATTCCCAAAAAAATCAAAGAATTTCATATTTGTTTACTCGTTTTAGAAACAGCAGTACTTGGGGTATTTGCCGCAGGGAACTTGGTTCTTTACTATGTATTTTGGGAACTGATGGTTTTACCAATGGTGCTCATGATTGGAATTTGGGGTGGGGAAGACAGAACCAAAGCCGCATTAAAATATTTTCTTTTTTCAATGGCTGGTTCCTTGTTTATGTTAGGTGGTATTCTTACCCTTTACTTCAAAACAGGGAAAACATCCATTGAATCTTTAGCAACTGCAGATTTAGGGGCTTATTCCGAACCTCTCCAATGGTTTTTGTTTTTTAGTTTTTTCCTGGCTTTTGCTGTTAAAATTCCACTTTTTCCTTTTCATACTTGGATGCCGGATGTTCATACACAAGCACCTACGGTTGGTTCGGTGGATTTGGCAGGTGTATTGTTAAAGATTGGAGCTTATGGTTTCATTCGGTTTTGTATTCCTTTTTTCCCAGAACCAAGTCTTTTGTCGCAAGATGGAATCCAAATCCTCGCAGTGATTGGAATTGTATATGGGTCTATGGCAGCTCTTGTCCAAACCGATATCAAACGGATCATTGCTTATAGTTCTTTGTCCCATTTGGGTTTTTGTATTTTAGGACTTTTTTCTTTCACAAACGAAGGTGTTGTGGGTGGAATGTTGCAGATGATTTCCCATGGTGTTTCAACAGGGATGCTCTTCCTTATGATTGGGATGATCTATGAAAGAGCCCACACTCGTAATATCAATGAATTTGGTGGACTCGCCAAACAAATGCCAGTTTTCTCTACCTTCTTTTTGATTGCAGTTTTATCTTCTGTGGGTCTTCCCGGAACCAATGGGTTTGTGGGTGAATTTCTGATTCTAATGGGAGCTATCAAATCGAATGTATGGTTTGGTGGAATCGCCGCGACCGGTGTAGTTCTTGGCGCATTGTATCTGTTATGGTTTGTGAAACGATTCCTATTTGGGGTAAGTAAAACCATCCAAGCAAAACCTTATAAAGATTTAACTTTTAGAGAAGTGGGGATTTTATCACCGCTTGTTATTTTTATCTTCTGGATTGGAATTTATCCAAAACCATTTTTGGAGATCTTACAGTCTTCTGCCAATGTGTATTTGAATGCGGCATCGGTTCAGTCCATTTCTGAAAGAAAAGAAAGTAGGAAAGACTTCCTCGGTGGAACCGTTAGTCGGAAGTTTTCTGATTATACGAGTATGGGAGTGGAACCACTTTCTTTTGAAGAAAGATTGGGTTCATTCCGATCAAAATTTGCACTTCCAAGTTTTGTTTCTGCCAAATTAGAAACCCCAATTTTAAATGAAAATTTGGACAATTTGGAAAAATCCATTGAGTCTGATTTCCCATTGGAACCAATACCGAAAGAGACGATAGGAAACTAA